Genomic DNA from Telopea speciosissima isolate NSW1024214 ecotype Mountain lineage chromosome 2, Tspe_v1, whole genome shotgun sequence:
ACCAAATTCATTATAATTtagacttttttttccttcttgtaaTTTCACTCGCCTCTCCCTATCCCTCTCCTTCTCCGTCTCCGgcacccctccccctcctctgcTCAGACTCTCCTTCTACCACCTTTTTTATTCCTTCCTCGATTTGTAATATATCacttccagaaaaaaaaaaaaaaaaaaaaaaaaaagtgtttctGCAATCAAAGATGGAGAGGGGACCTGAATACATTTTCAATTCACAAGCCACACAGTGAATTGGAATTCACATTCCATAGTTTCTATCAGTCTCACCATCATGAATCGAAGTTGGTTAAGATATAAACCTCAAGGGCCTTGAGCTTTGAGGAAGTCCAGAAAAGGCTCTACAACAAAGGGTGTAGAACAGAACAGTAGAAATCAATGAGaccttgaaagttgaaaccataGTATGCTAATCTAAGTATTTAGGACAATAGAGTGAACGGAGGAAAGCTTTTGAATCATAGATTCTCACCTTAAAGCTTAAATCGGTGATGTTTACTCTTCAAAAGAATGTAAAAAATCTAAATCCCTCAACAACTACATTCATGATTCTTCCCTTTACATAATGTTCATCTTatccaataaaaccctaatctaaAAAGAAAGATTCAACTACACTCATGATTCATCTCTTTACATGTTCAtcttacccaataaaacccaaATCTAACTCTTCGTTTCTcactataaaaagaaaaattcaggACGGAACGACGGATCCCTCGGATTTATCAGATGCAATAGGTCGGATTCAGATGGGAGATGGTTGttttctgtaaatatatttaacGATTGGAGGTGGGAGCTTCTGTTTTATGTCGGTTTTGGTTCAGGTATGTGTTCCTGTAGCTTCTAACTGGTTTAACAATTAATTTCATTAGGCTAACTATTCAGATCTTGGTAAGAATTGGGTATTGATCGGTTTGCATGTATTTTAGGATTTCATTTCAGGGTTTATCTGATCATTGTGTTGTAATTTCACCACCAGATCTGATGTTGGAGGTCAAAACAAAGAAACATGTATGAACATGTATGATGGAAGATGAAAATTGGGGGTTGGAGAAGGGACGAATTCACGGTAATCAGCAGCATTGCATTAATGGTAGAAAAGGGAATGGAGAGTGggtgaagagaaagaaagatttaTAAAGGGAAAGGACAGAAACAGGATGAATTTGGAAATGAAGcctacctgcaactcatcttccccaatttcgatttggggaagatgagttgtaagGGTGATTTTGCCAGTTCACATcatatttttaacgttgttagtcatgaattgacggaatgggtgtatttgttaacaTTTGTAAAGCTCAGCAGGTatgcagaattatccaaaacgggggaggtaaaattatactttcgataaacctcaggggtgatatgtgtaaattacccttaataCAACCAATGGATCAGAAAAGAAATCCAAaacaaataagtaaaggaagGCAATTTTGTCAAACCATTTAAATccttgtgtgtgattgtttgtttacaatttctattcttttcagCAAAATTTTAGATACTCAATTTTCTACGATTCCCTCCTTGCGAAGTGGATGTTTCAGTGTTTGATAGTAATTAGtgttgtaaatggataaccaaaaatccaaattcgatcaacatccgtatccatttagagATATTCATATTCGGTTAGAGATATCAGGGTTAAAAAAAACTGAATACTCTGAtaaaaatccatccaaaaaagattcgaatacttaataataaaaaattaagtatataatgatcttgaggatttttgaagattcaaaggtttaagaatatgaggaaaaaagaatcatgatctaagagatatggattgataGTGAATTGTATCCTTGGGGGAGGAAGATCCAGGTTACACAAAGCAAAgattagggctgcaatagggttggatcgggttgggttgggccttttaaaaccccagcccaaccctgagtacTCTTAGGTAGGCCCAGGCTCCAACCTTGACGCGCCCtcagggtcaggccgggctgACCATGGGGGGCGGGGGAGtaagatgcatgggctggccagaataggaagaagaagctaggaagaagaataagagaaagatgatgaagaataaaaaaataaaaaaaataaaaaaagaagaagacaaggtcaGGTTGGGCCAGGCCAGGCCAGGATCGAGGCCttgtcagggctggaaattcccaaccctgacccgccctcagggccaaggtatctcaacccagaccTTGTTCGGGCTCAGAACGGGCCTAGGCCgttagggccaaacttgcacccctagcaaagatgtaaatggatggttgaaaatctgaattcgattcacatccgaatccatctgaatctgtttagaggtatccatattcAGCCTGGGAATATCCAGATCCGATCCGAATCCAATCTATTAAAAGGCCTAATAGTAATCCATCAAatgataaaatgaaaaaataaaagagtccCAAAATAGGTTACCGACATAGGCACTGACTTGAAGATCCCTTCCCATTTTTGATAAGGGATCAATAAAGCAACTTAAGATTCTATGTATGTATAAGGGATCGATAAAGCAACCTAAGACTCtctgtgtgagagagagagagaatgaaatgTGTTTTTGGATCCTTAAAAGCAATGACACCCATGCGTGGGATGTTAATCTTCATTTCCATATTTTatattggagaaagttttccaactctttgtgagaggggacacgatcTTGCATGCTTACACGGCTTAGTATGAAAATTtactttttttatatttgtgaAAACAAAGAAATCTGAGTAATCATCCAGTCAAGTCAACCACGTGTGATTCTCTCTTCCAACTTCCAAGGGCAGCTGGAATGGAATTGAAGGCCGTAACCCATTCAAACTTGaatcttgagagagagagagagagatccctgTTCAGATTACAGAACCCCAATAACTTGCACTTGGTCTTTGTCTCTGTCTCTGGACCTTTCTTCAGTAATGGGTTTCGGCGTATCTCTATAGGAAGAATATCCCACGTTTCTATTCTATACTATGCACCCAACCGGTGTATGCACGTATGATGTTTGATAAAAGTATTTATCTCCTTTAGAACAAGTCAGTCGTCGAAAAATGGATGCTGTAAAACACACAAAAGAGAATTAAAACACAGTTCAAAAGGTATATTAGATTCCTCATAGAATTGGAAGAATGgaacaatttttttgtttttttttttttaaggaataaAGTTAGGGGGAGTGATTGGGTTCTTTAGGTAATTAGGGATCCATCAAAGAGGTAGAGTATCTGGAGAAAAGAAGCGAAGCAATCTACTTTCCCTCCAATGGAAGGTTCTATTGTTGCAGTATGATGTCTTTATATTCCGTCGCTTGCATAAGTGGACTGATGCGGTAAGCAGATTCTAAAGGGCCATTAATAGGCTGTTGACCTCGAGGTTATATAAGTTTTTGGTAAATTATATGTATTGAGTCATACTATAAATTTATAGCAAATGTGTGTACATAAGAACAAGCGGTTGTAACCCTATTAATAAACTCTATTGATAGTAAAGTAAATCTCATCTTAttatcaacatagacaatcttACCGAACCATGTAAATCGATCATCTTATATACATGTGTTCACGTTTTCTCTAGTAGACAATCTTACCGAACCATGTAAATTGATCATCTTATATACATGTGTTCACGTTTTCTCTAATAGACAATCTTACCGAACCATGTAGTAATGAAGGAACAATGCCAAATTCCTACATTACTACTAGTGGCCCAATTCAGACAATCATTTCTTGGTGAAACATGCATGAGTGGGCATGGtgggtttgaactttgaagctGTAGAAAGCAACTAAAATCTATATTGCACCAGCTTTGCTCAACAGTGTTTCCCTCTTACCTCTTTTGTTAACTTGTGGGTTGGGCTAGAACTCAGCTTGGCCAAGCCCAATGGTTCAGCACTTCAGCCTACCCTACTCTATCCTATTCTATGATGGTGGAGCTAGGGAGGGCACACTATGTCACCACTGCCCtaccctcctcttcttctcaatGCCGTCTCACCCCATCCTCTATTCTATGGTGGTGGAGGGAGGAGACATTATGTCACCACTACCCCCacccctctcttcttcctctcaatgCCGTCTCACCCCATCCTCTGCAATCTCGCCTCACCTCCTACCCCTTGTTTTTTAATCGGTATCTACTCTATCCTATTCTATGGTGGTGGAGGGAGGAGACATTATGTCACCACTATCGATCCCAaccccctcttcttcctctcaatgTCGTCTCACCCCATCCTATTCAACCTCGCCTTAtcccttctccctttttttaaataGCTAGGTACCTACTCTATCCTATTCTATGTTGTAGAGGGAGGAGCCGTAAAGGTGTCAAAATGAAACCGAAACCGTTGATCAAAACTGAATCAAACTGTTTACACTGAATCCataaaactgtttaataaatggtatggtttttattttaaaattgagaccgCAGTTAAACGGTTTAAACTGAATTGAACCATTTAAAGCGATGGTAAATCGTTTGAACcaaaacaaatattagtaaAAATGTAATGGGAATAATTAAACATTAATAAtcacaataaataattaattaataaatctTTAATGGTacaaataaacaattatttaaagaaaacatataggaattcaattcatacttctatttttcaataaaaaaaattaaaagacatgTAATGGAAAGTAGCcgttagaacaaaaaaaagttttaaaaactcataaaccgtttataaatggttttggtttcaacatatgaaaccgtttattaaacgattcgattatggttttaccaaaaaaagctTGCaccgaaccaaaccgtttaacaccctttggaggagggagggggaagATGAGAACCAAGAGGTTTGAACTAGTTTGAACTCAAGTCCTCCTAGTAGGGTGAGCTTATACGCATCACACTCTACCAATTATGCTAGGCAGTTGTTCTCCTCACTCTCTACAACTCCAACCCCTATTCTCCTTCCCAACCCTGCCTTCTACAACCCTGCTCCACCCCTGTTATTCCTCCACAACCCCCATACCACCCCCTGCAACCCAGCCCCACCCCTTGTTCTTCCTCCCCACCTTACCCTACCCTGCAACCCAATCCCTTGTCCATGTATTTTCTAACAATTGAAACAaagggttgttttttttttctttctttttttatttttttcttttttttcttttttttttatagctaaataaaagactttaattaaaaagaaaagagcaaaCATTGTTTGATACAAGGATGCATTGTTGATTATGTCTGGCACTTAAAGCTAGGTTATGAGGTAAGAGAGAAAGGATATGTTTTTTTGACAATATTTACTTTGGTTCTGAGAGTGGAATGTATATCCCATAATAAGATGAAGATCTCTCATGGCCACTTCAAAATATCTATTTTAAGCCAACGAACCAGGTCTTCGCAATCTGTCGAAATCTTCAAGTTCTTATCTATCAAGCCTTTGATACAATTTATATTTGAAAGAATGCCTCTCATAACTTTTGCTTCTTGTGTTGTTCCTGTGAAACCAAAGTCCATACAAGCCAGGGTAAAAGAATGATTTAAAACAGCTATACCCAACCAGCTTGACCTGTATCATGTGAGAAACTTCCATCACAAATCAAAGATCACTTCCGGCCGTATGCTCACCAAGTATTGCTCCAGAGATGGTTTGTAGGTATTTGTTGGTGATGGTAGTGGGGTTGATATGGTATTTGGTTGGATTTTTAGGTCAGAGATCCATCATTTGATATCTTGCATGAGTTGGAAAGGGTTGGGTATTTATTGAAGAAAGGTGCATTGATTTCTAGTCATCCATATGAAATAAGATATAATGGAGAAAATGGataaaaagagtttttttttccattatgtTGGTCTGGTTTGAGAAAAGTATATTGGATAAAAGATAAATCTATGAGGTGTTCAGTTCTAAGTCCCAGGGGTCCTGCCACCCAAATTTGTTTAGAGAAACGACAAAGAGATAAAAAGGTGTCAAGGTGTTTCTTGATCTGAGTTATACAACACACATGTAGTATCAATAGTTAAAAAATGGTGAATGATATCCTTAGTTGGAAGACCTTTATGTAAAAGTTTCCAAAGAAAAACCTTGAAATGTGGGTGGATGGGTAATTTCCAAAGTAATTTCCAGAGAGGGGATGGTGAGGGATGTGTATTGGTCATCCTTTCAATCAGTAAACTAAAGCCATTACAAAGGAATTTCGCGGCAATTTTTATGGTGAGAGTctcattctttgaaaaagaacagaaaaggaAATCAGAAGTGATGGTGTTGAGCAATaggaattccaagaataagGGAAGAATGGAAAACGGGAAAATGGTATTAATAAGAGGGGTACTCCATGATCGGTTGATCATTAGCTCCGAAACAGTGGATAAAGTGGTGAGAGACTGTACTGGTGCAGTAATATACAAATTTTTCCATTTGGGGATCCATGCATCATTCCATATTGAAATGGAAGTACCATCTCCAACTTTCCAACAAGTAAGATTGCGAAGTtcttatcaaaaaagaaaaagtaagatTGCAAAGTGATGGAAGAATCGAAGAGATGCATTGTCAAATCCAGGAGCCTCTCTTGGGCTTTTAATTGTTACAAAGAGGGTTGGAACGAGAAAACGTATTTGacctttaaaaatttttttccaaatgcCATCAGGTTTTGTGAAAAATCTCCAACCCAACTTCAGAAGAAGGACCTGATTATGTACTGAGTTAGAGCAAAATCCTAAACCTCCCATTGATTTAGGCTTGCACATGGTAGACTAAGAGTTAGAGAATGTTTTTTCTCTGGTGAGGAACCTCTCCAAAATCGAGCAAATAAAGAGTCAAGAGATGTGCAAAatttttggggaaaaaggaAGCAACACAACAAGTATGATAGGATTGAGCTTAGGATAGATTTAACAATTTGAAACAAAATTACCTCCTGGTTGAAAATTCAACCAGTTGTCATACCTCAGGACTCCATATAGCAAATATTTATATCATCACAAGAGAAATCCCAATAAAGGACTCATggtacaccccccccccccccccccaccggACATAACATTGTTAATTATTGATCAATATTTATTAGCAGAGAGTTGAGACCCTTTTTGTTTCCTTATAAATTTCTATGGCTTCaaggaagtgaaattaaatcaaaattataAGCAAATCTTTTTTTGTAATCATAATCTAACATGATTGTATAATTAATTCTaaaaatcatttcatatttgattattaaattctACTATATCTTacaatcaaaatattttgataagaagaaaaataaagatttcatttgaaaaataattaaaattgagAAAATTATACGTACACCCCTGTACTGTGTTTAATAGAAATCAacccaaggtttcaaaaagTGAACGAGTGCACACCCTGTAGTTTCAAAACCCTGCTAAACTAATTGACCATTAGCCATCCAACGTTAAGTGATAACGTGGCATTGAGGGTGGATGTGAAATGTCTCTTTTACCTTTTCATAACAAGgagtgggtgaagagattccctcttcaTCCATCTTCACCCACTCCTTGTTATGAAAGGGTAAAAGGGACATTTCAAATCCACCTTCAATGTCATGTCATCACGTAACGATGGATAACTAACGGTCAGTTAGTTTAGCAGGGTTTTGAAACTACAGGAGGTGCATTCTTTcactttttaaaaccttgggCCGATTTCTATGAAACCCATAGTATAGCGGGTGTACGCGTAATTTTCCCATTAAAATTTAATATAATTAATAGAATCatgaatgcaaaaaaaaaaaaatccattctttttaaattgatttcatttccctttccttccctCTCATTGCAACCAAGCATATGGTTACATCTGATTGTAAGAATAATTGGAAAACAATGTTTTCATTGGGATGAATCGTCCgagtcaagtcaaaattttggaaaaccgaATAAAGAGTCGCGTAGACTAGGTCAAGGAAAAAAATGATAAGACTGGATCATAAATCGTCCGAATCAAATAAGACTCAGTATTGTACCCGATTCATGACAAACTCGACGAGTTTAatcgtttttaaaaaaatcataaatccaaTTCACTTAGAAATgaagttgagtaaaatagtaactccatattctaaaataataaaaaaatcttaactcctctcttctcttgttcaatagtataaattcaaactcaaattGCATTGATAAacgatttccttttttttctggttttctcattttttttttatttttttattttttactaatttatgtatatttattacattaaaaaaataaataaaaaagatatgACTTGCTTTGCCCAGATTTAACAAGACCAAGTCACCAGATTTTTCTTAAAGACAAATAGAatcaaaaaacctgattttccaactatggtaaaaagaaaaaaaggaaaagaagtggattaaattaataataaaatattaattaaaaaacaacATTGAAATGGAAACTTTATACTCATTACGTAACACAAttctaaaacttttttttttttttttataagaacaaaaaaaaaaacaaaaaatattgcCTTGTTGCGTGTCCCTGGACGCATACACAGAAGTGCATGAAATTATTTCACCTTCACCTATGAAATCAAATATCACTCCCATTTTGATGCCACTGCCGCACACTTTCTTTGGGAGGGAACACTCCCCCAAAATATACATTTTAAATAGGTCACATGATCGATCCATCGTGGACCCTGTTGAGAGCTCCTTTTTTGTTACACAAACCATAACTTGCAGCACTGTCAGTTCAAAACAACCATCGTCCGTCTGTTTAAACTCCATTCCAAGATCCCTACCAGATTCTATTCACATGAACCCACCAGTTTGCAATGGTAATAGAAAATGATATCAAATCAGAAGCGTCTGTGTTGTATCATGATGGAGTAATTGTCTGTACAGCCCTGCACATCATTTTTGTTCCACCAAAATGTCATCCATGGTTTTAATGGTGTAGATTTTTTTCTACGCTACTCATCAGATAAAGGAGTACATATCCTTACTTCACTGCAATCAAGaaaagagaacacaaaacaaATACGTATAATTCCATGAATCAGTTCAAGTAACCAGCTTACTTTctatattaaaattttaaaactatgGTAGTctaaaagaaggaagagaaacgAAAATAACAATTCCCAGAAACAAGAATTCTCAAGTGCAAACAAGTACCCTACATAGATACAAGCATCTAAAACAGCTTAAAGAAACAACTGCAAAACCACCTTAGTAGCGCTCATAGGAAGATGGCCGCCCTCCCCTGCCTGGGCGGTCATATGGACCTGACCTTTCCCGGTACCCTCCTCCCCCATACCTAGTTGGGCCACCGCTCCCATACCTGTCACTGCCTCTTGGGCCACCAGTTCTGTCTTTTCCATACGTATTCTGTGGGATTCGGTCAGAACCCCCATACCGATCACCAGCAAAGCGATCCCCACCAGAAGGATACCCGTCACTAGCATAGCGGTCACGGCCCCCATTTCTGTCTCTGCTGTCAAAGCGGTCTCTATCTCCAGAGCGTCCACCATCATAACGATCATCAATGTTGCGATCATAACGGTCCCCAAAGCGATccccacgaccaccaccaccaaaccTAGAACGGGAAGAGAATCGGCCACCACCTCCAGCTGTACACTCTCGTGCCCAATGCCCTGGGCGTCCACACTTGAAGCAGTCAGATCGTCCTCCAGCCCTATCTCCACCACCATAGCTGTCTCTGCCACCAGATGAGTAGCCTCCACCATAGCCATGCCCAGTATCATCACTTCCCATCTTGGGCTCAGCCTTGTTCACCGAAATGACCCGACCACCAAGCTCCCTTCCATGCATATCTCTGATAGCATCTTCCATTGCCCGGTGATCTGCAAAGGTTACAAATCCAAACCCACGAGGACGCCCTGTATCTCTATCCAACATGATCTACAAAATACAATGCAAGAGACAAAAAGAAAGCAACAGTACTAAGGCAACAGTGAAAGCATTTAACCAAAGCAGAAATTACAATAACAGTCCAAGAGTTGCTTGTTCTTTTCCCATATTTCCAGGATAAAATTTATGTAAGATTTTATGGTTGTGCTAATGCATTTGGTACGTAAATGGACTTGGCCAATACTGGATGACGCTTACCTGGAGTCATCTGGGTGAGGGAAATCATAGCCAAAGTCAACTCAGATGAGTCTGGTCCAGGTAATTTACAGACCACATAAATATAGGCTGATGCGTAAATCCATATGCATAAAGCCATAAAGTATACATTATGTTCCACCCGGAACCAAGAGCAATACCATAAAGAATACCTTTGAAAGTGAAGAATGACCATATTTTTCCTTCCCCTATCTCTCTCATAAAAAATTA
This window encodes:
- the LOC122651831 gene encoding glycine-rich RNA-binding protein RZ1C isoform X2, with translation MLDRDTGRPRGFGFVTFADHRAMEDAIRDMHGRELGGRVISVNKAEPKMGSDDTGHGYGGGYSSGGRDSYGGGDRAGGRSDCFKCGRPGHWARECTAGGGGRFSSRSRFGGGGRGDRFGDRYDRNIDDRYDGGRSGDRDRFDSRDRNGGRDRYASDGYPSGGDRFAGDRYGGSDRIPQNTYGKDRTGGPRGSDRYGSGGPTRYGGGGYRERSGPYDRPGRGGRPSSYERY
- the LOC122651831 gene encoding glycine-rich RNA-binding protein RZ1C isoform X1; protein product: MVGKEDMRIFVGGLSWDTTERQLENAFSRCGKVIETQIMLDRDTGRPRGFGFVTFADHRAMEDAIRDMHGRELGGRVISVNKAEPKMGSDDTGHGYGGGYSSGGRDSYGGGDRAGGRSDCFKCGRPGHWARECTAGGGGRFSSRSRFGGGGRGDRFGDRYDRNIDDRYDGGRSGDRDRFDSRDRNGGRDRYASDGYPSGGDRFAGDRYGGSDRIPQNTYGKDRTGGPRGSDRYGSGGPTRYGGGGYRERSGPYDRPGRGGRPSSYERY